Proteins encoded in a region of the Mycoplasma feriruminatoris genome:
- the oppB gene encoding oligopeptide ABC transporter permease OppB, translating to MKSTLKTKQEQLNLKTQLLLDDFSLLNETNQQHKVSKWTTFKYWYYDTSANIYKYFVRHPLYGYSFKRILYGLITLLLSVIILYAVIRTITPDVKYLPADIRKTGLSKEQINILLIDRMKRFGVYGPLIPQILTYLKNITPFIPKQVVIGSEVVISTNGQAIIDSSRLITETRYLYLGVTTATSVAEEGSDALKTFLDAMPYSFAIGSVSVLISYALAILIGVRAAKKKGKLFDNVFNGVSALLLAIPSIVIIIGTFIFSVAVLGNSGIYNTGSFATRFWPIFAIVVINLPGIATFVRRYIVDEMTVDYAKFALAKGTSSNKTYYVHIFRNAGVRIVRSIPSEIILTVFGSSMIVETQWAIPGMGRLIKESAGGNDFFVFLGLTVLSSFVSIFAKLLADLIHVLLDPRVSLTKD from the coding sequence ATGAAGTCAACATTAAAAACTAAACAAGAACAGTTGAATTTAAAAACCCAACTATTACTTGATGATTTTAGTTTACTTAATGAAACTAATCAACAACATAAAGTAAGTAAGTGAACTACTTTTAAATATTGGTATTATGATACATCAGCTAATATTTATAAATATTTTGTAAGACATCCTTTATATGGTTATTCATTTAAGCGTATTTTATATGGATTAATTACTTTATTGTTATCAGTTATTATTTTATATGCTGTGATTCGTACAATTACTCCAGATGTTAAATATTTACCAGCTGATATTAGAAAAACTGGTTTATCTAAAGAACAAATTAACATTCTATTAATTGATAGAATGAAGCGTTTTGGAGTTTATGGACCTTTAATTCCTCAAATCCTAACATATCTAAAAAATATTACACCATTTATTCCTAAACAAGTTGTAATAGGTTCAGAAGTTGTAATTTCTACAAATGGTCAAGCTATTATTGATTCATCAAGATTGATTACTGAAACTAGATATCTTTATTTAGGTGTAACAACTGCTACTTCAGTTGCTGAAGAAGGTAGTGATGCATTAAAAACTTTTCTAGATGCAATGCCATATTCATTTGCTATTGGTTCAGTTTCAGTTTTAATTAGTTATGCATTAGCAATTTTAATTGGTGTAAGAGCTGCTAAAAAGAAAGGAAAATTATTTGATAACGTATTTAATGGAGTTTCAGCTCTATTATTAGCAATTCCATCAATTGTTATTATTATTGGAACATTCATTTTTTCAGTAGCTGTTTTAGGAAATTCAGGAATTTATAATACAGGAAGTTTTGCAACTAGATTCTGACCAATTTTTGCAATTGTTGTAATTAACCTACCAGGTATTGCTACTTTTGTAAGAAGATATATAGTTGATGAAATGACTGTTGATTATGCTAAATTTGCTTTAGCTAAAGGAACTAGTTCAAATAAAACTTATTATGTTCATATCTTTAGAAATGCTGGAGTAAGAATTGTTAGAAGTATTCCAAGTGAAATTATTTTAACAGTGTTTGGATCATCAATGATTGTTGAAACTCAATGAGCTATTCCTGGAATGGGAAGATTAATTAAAGAATCAGCTGGTGGAAACGACTTTTTTGTTTTCCTAGGGCTTACAGTTTTATCTTCATTTGTAAGTATTTTTGCAAAATTACTAGCTGACTTAATTCACGTACTATTAGATCCAAGAGTAAGTTTAACTAAAGATTAG
- the oppC gene encoding oligopeptide ABC transporter permease OppC — protein MKTEQLEQDYSALLDNEREAFFKRHGLDIFQIDHSLFELVGSQAQTSETLITKPYSYWKAVGKILITSKVFIVCSIILLALLLTSIIVPYGKEAIPLVTPGKTQAHPSAKYWFGLGRNGEDYWIEIWLGLRSSLSFAFVMTFLQLSIGIIMGLIWGYYRKLDIFFYQLTSLILVIPQLILIIVIMSVFGVGYWPMILGIVIQAWIGPAFSIRILVLSIRDADYNIASITLGTRSDKIIRKNVLPKILPVLIQVSTFSIPTAIAIESTLAYFDRGFVDGKVNTSLGKILQSIMQSSEWQVYPHLIILPIVFICIISTLFFLVLKVFADSLDPKNHR, from the coding sequence ATGAAAACTGAACAATTAGAACAAGATTATTCAGCACTTTTAGATAATGAAAGAGAAGCATTTTTCAAAAGACATGGTTTAGATATTTTTCAAATAGATCACTCTTTATTTGAACTAGTAGGTTCACAAGCACAAACTAGTGAAACTCTTATTACAAAACCATATAGTTATTGAAAAGCTGTTGGAAAAATTTTAATAACTAGCAAAGTGTTTATTGTTTGTTCAATTATTTTATTAGCTTTATTACTAACTTCAATTATTGTTCCTTATGGAAAAGAAGCAATTCCATTAGTAACACCTGGTAAAACTCAAGCTCATCCATCTGCAAAATACTGATTTGGATTAGGTAGAAATGGTGAAGATTATTGAATTGAAATCTGATTAGGTTTAAGAAGTAGTTTATCGTTTGCTTTTGTTATGACCTTTTTACAATTATCAATTGGAATTATTATGGGATTAATTTGAGGATATTATAGAAAATTAGATATTTTCTTCTATCAATTAACTTCATTAATTCTAGTTATTCCACAACTAATCTTAATTATTGTTATTATGTCAGTATTTGGTGTTGGATATTGGCCAATGATTCTAGGGATTGTTATTCAAGCATGAATTGGACCAGCATTTAGTATAAGAATTTTAGTTCTATCAATTAGAGATGCTGATTACAACATTGCTTCAATTACTTTAGGAACTAGATCAGATAAAATTATTAGAAAAAATGTTTTACCAAAAATTCTACCAGTATTAATTCAAGTATCAACATTCTCAATTCCTACTGCAATAGCAATTGAATCAACTCTTGCTTACTTTGATAGAGGATTTGTTGATGGAAAAGTTAATACTTCATTAGGTAAAATTCTTCAATCAATTATGCAATCAAGTGAATGACAAGTTTATCCGCACTTAATCATTTTACCTATTGTATTTATTTGTATTATTTCAACTTTATTTTTCTTAGTATTAAAAGTATTTGCCGATTCATTAGATCCAAAAAACCATAGATAG